A DNA window from Synchiropus splendidus isolate RoL2022-P1 chromosome 2, RoL_Sspl_1.0, whole genome shotgun sequence contains the following coding sequences:
- the LOC128753780 gene encoding inactive rhomboid protein 2-like, which produces MSSEEGGEPPTQKVQSDSRLKSKKPASLVIAIPTPEEIMAAKQPLRPSLKKSDGGQAASSVSESVTGGGDVGFAAGERRAKFRRQTSLSQSIRKNTAEWFGVGDGCETKQQVWHRKSLRHCSQRYGRLKAQYREPETATSSEPGMDSPAAHLMPKIVDPLARGRAFRCQDEVDNRSPRTPQTANTGMVTPGFTSLSSVTSQRSTHGRFPRRKRESVARMSIRAASNILKGRSGLAGSLNSRSFPRRSFARPSWLEDDVVDGGDPAESLFFSKVDVHDELYSMADDVFETPPMSAAFALSDLMDQKPSNLKDMSRTPKTPTSVPEKKLPRRGGRIASQVKHFAFDKHKRYYGMGVVGGFLNRHYRRSLSSNVRKQLDDFSSHRPYFTYWITFVHIVITLLAICTYGIAPPGFSQHSKTELVLKNKGIYESVKYVQQQNFWIGPSSKDLIHLGAKFSPCIRQDQQIVKLIQDAKNRERESACCIQNDNSGCVQTLRSDCSETLATFMKWDNEHVGIIRSSGSVCHQDPRLCEEPASTELHTWPDDITQWPVCTSPKKWKHTGYRHMDCKIKARPCCIGTKGRCEITTREYCTFMHGHFHEDATLCSQVHCLADVCGLLPFLNPEVPDQFYRLWLSLFLHAGLLQCVVSVVFQMTVMRDLEKLAGWVRIAIIYLLSGITGNLASAIILPYRAEVGPGGSQFGLLACLFVELFQGWQMLENPWKAFLKLLAILAFLFMCGLLPWMDNIAQLFGFLSGLLLSFAFLPYVTFGTFDKYRKRVLIVVSLVIFIGLFSSLIVWFYIYPVNWYWLEHLTCLPFTSKFCENYDIDHNINDLRD; this is translated from the exons ATGTCATCCGAGGAGGGAGGGGAACCACCTACACAGAAGGTCCAATCAGATAGCCGTCTGAAGAGCAAGAAACCTGCCAGCCTTGTCATAGCTATCCCTACACCTGAGGAGATCATGGCTGCCAAACAG CCACTTCGACCGTCCCTGAAAAAAAGTGATGGGGGTCAAGCAGCCAGTTCTGTGTCAGAGAGCGTCACTGGAGGCGGAGATGTAGGCTTCGCTGCCGGAGAGAGGAGAGCCAAGTTCAGGAGACAAACATCCCTGTCGCAAAGCATCCGGAA AAACACAGCAGAGTGGTTTGGTGTTGGAGACGGCTGCGAGACTAAGCAGCAGGTGTGGCACAGGAAGAGCTTGCGCCACTGCAGTCAGCGCTATGGCAGACTGAAGGCCCAGTACAGAGAGCCTGAGACTGCCACCAGCAGTGAGCCGGGCATGGACTCACCAGCAGCACACCTGATGCCCAAG ATTGTGGATCCCCTGGCACGCGGACGGGCATTCCGCTGCCAAGATGAGGTGGACAACCGCTCCCCCAGGACGCCACAAACAGCAAACACCGGTATGGTCACGCCGGGGTTCACCTCCCTCAGCTCCGTGACCAGCCAGCGCTCGACTCATGGCCGCTTTCCTCGCCGTAAAAGGGAATCTGTTGCACGAATGAGCATCCGAGCTGCTTCAAACATCCTGAAG GGTCGTAGCGGCTTGGCGGGCTCCCTCAATAGTCGTAGTTTTCCCAGAAGAAGCTTTGCCAGGCCCAGCTGGCTGGAGGACGACGTCGTGGATGGTGGAGATCCAGCTGAGTCACTCTTCTTCAGTAAG GTCGATGTCCATGATGAGTTGTACTCGATGGCAGATGATGTTTTTGAGACGCCCCCCATGTCCGCTGCTTTTGCTCTAAGTGACCTGATGGACCAGAAACCGTCAAACCT CAAGGACATGTCACGGACACCAAAGACGCCAACGTCAGTGCCTGAGAAAAAGCTTCCTCGCCGTGGCGGTCGTATTGCCTCCCAAGTGAAACACTTTGCCTTCGATAAACACAAGCGATACTATGGAATGGGCGTCGTGGGAGGTTTTCTCAACCGCCATTACAGACGCAGCCTGAGCAGCAACGTCCGCAAACAGTTGGATGACTTCAGCAGCCACAG GCCCTACTTCACCTATTGGATTACGTTTGTCCACATTGTGATCACGCTGCTCGCCATCTGCACGTATGGCATTGCTCCTCCTGGGTTTTCACAGCATTCAAAAACTGAGCTG GTGCTAAAGAATAAAGGCATTTATGAGAGTGTCAAGTatgtgcagcagcagaattTCTGGATCGGCCCAAGTTCA AAAGACCTAATTCACCTGGGTGCCAAGTTCTCTCCATGCATTCGTCAGGACCAACAAATTGTCAAACTGATTCAAGACGCCAAAaatcgagagagagagtcggcCTGCTGCATTCAGAATGACAACTCCGGATGTGTGCAGACGCTCCGCTCCGACTGTTCT GAAACACTTGCCACTTTCATGAAATGGGACAACGAGCATGTGGGCATCATCAGGTCCTCTGGTTCTGTCTGTCACCAAGATCCCAG ATTGTGTGAAGAACCGGCTTCTACAGAACTTCACACATGGCCAGATGACATCACCCAGTGGCCG GTCTGTACTTCTCCTAAGAAGTGGAAACACACTGGCTACAGGCACATGGACTGTAAAATTAAGGCACGGCCCTGCTGCATTGGAACCAAAGGAAg GTGTGAGATAACAACCAGGGAGTACTGCACCTTCATGCACGGACACTTCCACGAGGACGCGACCCTCTGCTCTCAG GTGCACTGTCTGGCCGACGTCTGTGGCTTGCTACCGTTTCTCAATCCTGAAGTTCCTGATCAGTTCTACCGTCTTTGGCTTTCTCTGTTTCTTCATGCTGG GCTGCTGCAGTGCGTTGTGTCTGTGGTCTTCCAGATGACCGTAATGAGAGACCTGGAGAAGCTGGCGGGGTGGGTGCGCATCGCCATCATCTACCTCCTCAGCGGCATCACTGGAAACCTGGCCTCCGCCATCATCCTGCCCTACAGAGCTGAG GTGGGTCCTGGGGGCTCTCAGTTTGGGCTGCTCGCCTGCCTGTTCGTGGAGCTGTTTCAAGGCTGGCAGATGCTGGAGAATCCATGGAAGGCCTTCCTGAAGCTGCTAGCAATCCTGGCCTTCCTCTTCATGTGCGGACTTCTTCCCTGGATGGACAACATCGCCCAACTCTTTGGCTTCCTCAGCGGCCTTCTGCTGTCCTTCGCCTTCTTGCCCTACGTGACCTTCGGGACCTTCGACAAGTACCGGAAGCGAGTGCTCATCGTCGTCTCGCTGGTCATTTTCATCGGACTCTTTTCCTCGCTCATAGTGTGGTTTTATATCTACCCGGTGAACTGGTACTGGCTGGAGCACCTCACCTGTTTGCCCTTCACAAGCAAGTTCTGTGAAAACTACGACATCGACCATAACATTAACGACCTGCGTGATTAG